In Carya illinoinensis cultivar Pawnee chromosome 10, C.illinoinensisPawnee_v1, whole genome shotgun sequence, one DNA window encodes the following:
- the LOC122280003 gene encoding nuclear transcription factor Y subunit B-3-like isoform X2 has product MERGAGFNGYHKIPSNSPGRKLTNIKIRPAPETNHINNNNHSTTDDSECTVREQDRFMPIANVIRIMRKILPPHAKISDDAKETIQECVSEYISFITGEANERCQREQRKTITAEDVLWAMSKLGFDDYIEPLTVYLHRYREMEGDRGSIRGEPLGKMRGVEFGTLGVAATFAPVFHMAGGHYQHGYFGGADHHPMGGGYLRDSTNAGPSQQQAAVVNGEAHAQYK; this is encoded by the exons atgGAACGTGGAGCAGGCTTCAATGGTTACCACAAAATCCCCTCCAACAGCCCTG GGAGGAAGCtaacaaatatcaaaataaggCCGGCGCCGGAGACCaaccacatcaacaacaacaatcattcaaccacggATGACAGTGAATGCACCGTGAGGGAGCAAGACAGGTTCATGCCGATTGCCAACGTGATAAGGATCATGCGCAAGATCCTCCCACCGCATGCCAAGATCTCCGACGATGCAAAGGAGACCATCCAAGAGTGCGTCTCCGAGTACATCAGCTTCATCACCGGCGAGGCCAACGAGCGTTGCCAACGCGAGCAGCGCAAGACCATCACTGCCGAGGACGTGCTCTGGGCCATGAGCAAGCTGGGGTTCGACGACTACATCGAGCCCCTCACTGTGTACCTCCACCGCTACCGGGAGATGGAGGGTGACCGCGGCTCCATAAGAGGAGAACCGCTGGGGAAGATGAGGGGCGTCGAGTTTGGAACGCTCGGGGTTGCTGCAACATTTGCACCGGTGTTTCACATGGCCGGTGGACATTATCAACATGGCTATTTTGGAGGTGCAGATCATCATCCCATGGGGGGTGGATATCTGAGGGATTCGACCAATGCGGGCCCGTCCCAGCAGCAGGCAGCAGTGGTGAACGGTGAAGCACATGCCCAGTATAAATGA
- the LOC122280003 gene encoding nuclear transcription factor Y subunit B-3-like isoform X1 yields MERGAGFNGYHKIPSNSPVVTGRKLTNIKIRPAPETNHINNNNHSTTDDSECTVREQDRFMPIANVIRIMRKILPPHAKISDDAKETIQECVSEYISFITGEANERCQREQRKTITAEDVLWAMSKLGFDDYIEPLTVYLHRYREMEGDRGSIRGEPLGKMRGVEFGTLGVAATFAPVFHMAGGHYQHGYFGGADHHPMGGGYLRDSTNAGPSQQQAAVVNGEAHAQYK; encoded by the exons atgGAACGTGGAGCAGGCTTCAATGGTTACCACAAAATCCCCTCCAACAGCCCTG TTGTTACAGGGAGGAAGCtaacaaatatcaaaataaggCCGGCGCCGGAGACCaaccacatcaacaacaacaatcattcaaccacggATGACAGTGAATGCACCGTGAGGGAGCAAGACAGGTTCATGCCGATTGCCAACGTGATAAGGATCATGCGCAAGATCCTCCCACCGCATGCCAAGATCTCCGACGATGCAAAGGAGACCATCCAAGAGTGCGTCTCCGAGTACATCAGCTTCATCACCGGCGAGGCCAACGAGCGTTGCCAACGCGAGCAGCGCAAGACCATCACTGCCGAGGACGTGCTCTGGGCCATGAGCAAGCTGGGGTTCGACGACTACATCGAGCCCCTCACTGTGTACCTCCACCGCTACCGGGAGATGGAGGGTGACCGCGGCTCCATAAGAGGAGAACCGCTGGGGAAGATGAGGGGCGTCGAGTTTGGAACGCTCGGGGTTGCTGCAACATTTGCACCGGTGTTTCACATGGCCGGTGGACATTATCAACATGGCTATTTTGGAGGTGCAGATCATCATCCCATGGGGGGTGGATATCTGAGGGATTCGACCAATGCGGGCCCGTCCCAGCAGCAGGCAGCAGTGGTGAACGGTGAAGCACATGCCCAGTATAAATGA